The Oncorhynchus mykiss isolate Arlee chromosome 20, USDA_OmykA_1.1, whole genome shotgun sequence genomic sequence ctcaaaagaagaagaagaagctctCAAAGAAGAAGCTCTCAAAGAAGAAGAAGCTctcaaaagaagaagaagaagctctcaaaagaagaagaagaagctctCAAAGAAGAAGCTctcaaaagaagaagaagaagaagctctCAAAAGAAGAATAAGAAGCTctcaaaagaagaagaagaagctctcaaatgaagaagaagaagaagctctcaaaagaagaagaagaagaagctctCAAAAGAAGAAGAAGCTCTCAAAAGAAGTAGAAGCTctcaaaagaagaagaagaagctctCAAAAGAAGAAGAAGCTCTCAAAAGAAGTAGAAGCTctcaaaagaagaagaagaagctctcaaaagaagtagaagaagaagctcTCAAAAGAAGAATAAGAAGCTctcaaaagaagaagaagaagctctcaaatgaagaagaagaagaagctctcaaaagaagaagaagaagaagctctCAAAAGAAGAAGAAGCTCTCAAAAGAAGTAGAAGCTctcaaaagaagaagaagaagctctCAAAAGAAGAAGAAGCTCTCAAAAGAAGTAGAAGCTctcaaaagaagaagaagaagctctcaaaagaagtagaagaagaagctctcaaaagaagtagaagaagaagctctcaaaagaagaagaagaagctctcaaaagaagaagaagaagcagcgcCGCTCACCATTCTCAGCTTTGGAGAGACCAGTTTGGCATTGCCAAAGCAGGCGTAGATACACATGACTTCGTAGGGTCCCCAGCAGAACAACAGAACCCTCAGTGGTACGCTGGTGTTCCACTGGAAAACAAAGACAGTcaataaagttgtattgaatTGAATGAAATTTGACTTCTGAGTTACACTATGACAACAATAACATAGAGTCAACATATCAGCATAatataaatgtataaaaaagCAGAACATAATGACTGTTATGTACACACATACAACATTTAGACATCTTACTTTAAATAATTGCAACGTGAAATAATTACAGCAAACATTGTCTACGGGATTATCTTGCTGAGAAGTCTTGTAATCTGAAGTTCACGGAACAACTTTCCCGATGTTCACATACTAGGATTTAACACGCTTATCACGTTGTAAATATAATGAGAAGTATGTTGttttttctccccctccccccccaaagGCCAAATATTAATGGTGTTGTTAAAATGTGTTGCAACGTTCCAAAGAACACGTTCCAAACGTTCTGACGGTAGAACGTTCCAAGGTTTACCCTGTGCTTGTGGATCTTCTTGAAGTATGCGTAAATGGCGTCGTAGTTGGACTTCATGACATAAGCAGGGAAGATAAGGTAGAAGACCGTCAGGGCTCCCATATAGGTCATGTAGTCCCTGTTGAATGGAGATGAACACGGACGATAGAATGACATAAGACACACTGTATTATCCCGTGCATCTCTATGAATGTGGAATACTCACATGTCTAGGGTTGCTAAATTCAGGTCATTTTCAACCCAAACAAATCCACACACTTGAGTTGCAAAATTACAGTAACAAAATTCCCAGGTGTTCCAGAAATACCAGTTGGAGGATTCCCGGAATAATGAGGGAATTAGCAGGAAATACGGAATCGTAAGGGAGTTCTGGAACACCTGGGAATTGTGTTACCAGAATTTTGGAACCCTAGTCTGTGGGAGACATTGCTAGAGAGCTTTTGTTTTATTGTCTGAAATGAATCATCTCAATCCATTAAAGAtttctagcagtgctctctctctctctctctctctctctctccctctctctctctctccctctctctctctctccctctctctctctctctctctctctctctctccctcactctgcctttctctctctctctctctctctctctctctctctccctctctctctctctctctctctctctctctctctctctctctctctctctctgtgtgaaatgCTGCATGTTTTCAACTAAGTAAAAGAGCTTACTTTTGAAGTAATCTGTTTGATTGTTTTAAAGCCCTGATCCTGTATTCCACTGTTAACATTTTACAAAGTCAAACAGTGACGTCAACAGCTGGTTGAAACAGAAGGATATTTCTGAGTTTTGGAAGTCTGCTTTTTTTCAAAACTTTCTTTTTTAAAAAATCTTGTGAAACATCAACGACAAATGTGCCGAGGTAACAGTGCGTGAGGGAGATGCTGAGCTACAATAAAATGACCTTTAGAGGTCTGTAATTCCCTGAACCACAGACAAGAGAGAAAATGATGGTGTAATTCCCTGAACCACAGACAAGACAGAACATGATGGTGGAATTCCCTGAACCACAGACAAGACAGAACATGATGGTGTAATTCCCTGAACCACAGACAAGACAGAACATGATGGTGGAATTCCCTGAACCACAGACAAGACAGAACATGATAGTGGAATTCCCTGAACCAAAGATGAGAGAGAACATGATAGTGGAATTCCCTGAACCACAGATGAGAGAGAACATGATAGTGGAATTCCCTGAACCACAGACAAGAGAGAACATGATAGTGGAATTCCCTGAACCACAGACAAGAGAGAACATGATAGTGGAATTCCCTGAACCACAGACAAGAGAGAACATGATAGTGGAATTCCCTGAACAACAGACAAGAGAGAACATGATAGTGGAATTCCCTGAACCACAGACAAGAGAGAACATGATAGTGGAATTCCCTGAACCACAGACAAGAGAGAACATGATAGTGGAATTCCCTGAACCACAGACAAGAGAGAACATGATAGTGGAATTCCCTGAACCACAGACAAGAGGGAACATGATAGTGGAATTCCCTGAACCACAGACAAGAGAGAACATGATAGTGGAATTCCCTGAACCACAGACAAGAGAGAACATGATAGTGGAATTCCCTGAACCACAGACAAGAGAGAACATGATAGTGGAATTCCCTGAACCACAGACAAGACAGAACATGATGTATAattaggctctctctccctcagctatttacatcaacaacaataaagatcaacaactaatgctagccaaaATATTTAGTAATGGAAAgtgaaacagtgcatcccgaatgCAGGCAGCAAACAATGTGCCAGAtgggatttacaacctgatagcaatattttttggggAATAGCAAGAACTGTATTGGGGAATTATatgaatcatgcattgaactgcatccatcgaTTTCCCCAACAACGCCTTAGTGTACGTCACGGGAACGTTGAGTCGaatagaacctatttttaaaacctcttctAAAGTTGGATAAACTGGGAGTATGATCATttttttgactgatattatgattatGATGAAACGcttgtcagttccactttaaaatgtagcCTACTTGTCTCCTTTGGTGTAGTCTAGAGTGCAGCACGTCCTCATTGGCTCAAAGTCATACACTCCCCATCCAGTCAGAGGGACGGCCGCCCAGAAGATGGCCAACCCCCAGATAATGATAGAAAAAGTCCAGGCCGTGCTCCAAAACAGCTTCTGATCTGGAACAAAATAACGTTGttatatttatttaacattttccAAGAATGTGTTTGTAGCTTTGTAGATGTATATAGATAAAGCTATAATATAGGATACTACCCACTGGTGACATATTGGTGATATCTGTCCCAGGCGATGGTAGCCAGGAAACTGATGGAGGCCAGAACTGCTGTCATCCCTATGACGGCGTGGTTGCTACATCCGTCTTGACCCCAGGGCCAGTGTCTAGGGTGACGAGAAGAGAGGAGCGCatttaggctgcgtttacacaggcagcccaattctgatcttttgtcCGATTATTGGCAAGAGATCTGATCTGATTGGAACAAAAGGCCAATTATTGGccaaagatcagaattgggctgcctgtgtaaactcagCCTTAGTGTTTCTAATCCAATCAGGCATAAACCGGTTTCAGAATGGCTACATTCCGACATAAACATGATGACTCATTTCGCAGCTAATTGTTATACCAAATACACCTACTTTGACTTGTGGTTCTATTCAGTTGAACTATAAAGTCATGATCACACACACTAACATTACAGCTTTGTGTAGTAAACGATCTATCCATCATAGCTATTCAGATATACATGGGAAAAAAAGGTGTGCCTCACTAGAACGATTTGTCCTGATGTCCTGTCTCTAAAACAAATATTTGATCAAACGCATAACAGCGTTTTAACAACAATTATTGTACACATAAGTCAGGAAACCTCCACGGGCGTTACTGCAGCGTCAAAGGATAATCATTTATACCTGTACGATAAGCTGGCGTATGCAGCGATCAGGCCGGTTGTATTGAGCATAATGTCAGCCACGGCGAGGTTAAAGACAAGGAAGTTACTGGGAGTTCGCATTTGCTTTACGCTAATATAGGCCAATATTGAAACGGCGTTGAGGAAGAATCCGACAAGACCTAAAAGACACGGAGAAAGAAGAGAAATCATCAGGGGGGGGAGACAAAGACTAAAAATGGACGTTTAACATTTCAGTTAAGTTATATAGCCTATATGTGAATAGGATATTATAATGTCAGAAATCGTTGAATTTTATCTACACAGACTTTTATTTTACTATTTCACATGTCAACCTTACAGAACCGCATCTTCAAATCCTTGTGGATTATTCACATCTTCCAGTGACAATCTTGGCATGATTTAAAATCAGTAGACCTGTCCCTTTAAGATCTCTTTAAAATCAGGAGACCTGTCCCTTTAAGATCTCTTTCAAATCAGTAGACCTGTCCCTTTAAGATCTCTTTCAAATCAGTAGACCTGTCCCTTTAAGATCTCTTTAAAATCAGTAGACCTGTCCCTTTAAGATCTCTTTAAAATCAGTAGACCTGTCCCTTTAAGATCTCTTTAAAATCAGTAGACCTGTCCCTTTAAGATCTCTTTAAAATCAGGAGACCTGTCCCTTTAAGATCTCTTTAAAATCAGTAGACCTGTCCCTTAAGATCTCTTTAAAATCCCATCTCCATCTGGATGCCATTTCGCTAACGCAAATAACAGCTTTTCTTTCAAATTTTTACCATAAAATATTTCACTTACCCCCAACAAGAAGAGCTGAACCGAATGCAAACATGTCAAAATCGGAGAATCCCTCCGGTAATGAGTATGCTGCCATTTTTGATGGCCACTATTATTGTCGGACACTACAGATAGTTCCTCAACGTTTATTCTCGCGTCTGAAAGTGCCAGAGTTTTGACTGAACTCCTTATAAAGGCTCTTTCACGTGAAAAGACCATGCAAGGACTTATCTGATGTAAAACCCTTACCAATCCCTACAAGAATGTACTAACAAAGTGGCGCAATAGCAGAAGAGTTTGACACACACTGGGCAACAGCTATTTTTTATTTTCccgatgaaaaaaaaaaatccctaaaCGGTCGTGTTCATTGAAGTGGTTTCTGCGCACCAATTTTGCAAGCACAGAACTGACAGGGAAACAGACTTTCTCAAATTGTTGGCTCTTAATGACCAATAACAGACTTTATATTATCACTGAACTCTAAACCTACAGGTCATACATTCTTAGTACACTTAGTAGGCTAAACAGTATATGCCGTGTGAAGATGAAGGATCTCTTACATCGATAGGTAGGACCTACCTGATGCCTCAGCCATCCATGACATCATAAGTAACTGTGCGTGTCAGTTGGAAGCTGACACTGCATAGTGAATGGACTGAGAGACCCTTGTCCAGTGAATTATTGGTTTAACAATGCAACAAGTTTAAATGTAGCAATCCTTTAATCTGGCTAAATGTTGGTGGGTGAAAGAAAACCTTAGTTCCAAGAACGTAGCGTATGTTAGTGATGTCCCAAAGTCACCTAACCATTTCGTACATTTTTTCACACAAAAATAACACCAAAAATCTGAACAGACACAACAAACACAGTCGACAAGACAACAATGTCATACAAGGAGCTCCAGCCCATGACAAATCACAGTCAACACCATTAGTTCAGGTTCATTCTTAATCCATAGATCCCAaacgttgcagttttaaagcaggTTTTCTGTTTGTTCTACAGGTTTTGCCATTGGGGGGGCGATTTTGTTTGTgcaattttatttttaaaaattcatgcaattctactaatttAGCCGTGCggcaaaaaatattttttgcagttttaaaggaaatgttctgaaattctacaagttttgccatgacttatgccacgTTAATGATAACAATGCAGGCcctctggaggtcagggccctctggaggtcagggccctctggaggtcagggccctctggaggtcagggcccctggaggtcagggccctctggaggtcagggccctctggaggtcagggccctctggaggtcagggccctctggaggaaaaaaatagctagctgacatggctaattgagagACCGTCAGTGACTGACAAAAccagagaaaaactgctgatgcacaaccacatttcaaaCTCACACCTTTTGTGTATTCTACTACTCTAAATTTGAACAGTAAATTGAGACTAAAGTTCCTATTAAAAACAAACAGACACAAAAAAGGGTATTTTCATAACATAAAACCAGCcggggacggcaggtagcctagcgatcaagagcattgggccagtaactgaaaggttgccggTTCAAATCCCCTACGTGAAACATctatcgatgtgcccttgagcaaggcacgtaaccctaattgcttctgggagtttctctggataagagcatcttctAAATGACTGTAATGTCAAGACATTAACATTAGAGCTTGCTCCCTGTTTAGTGCACTAACCTTGACCAGGACCAGTAGAGCACTAACCTTGACCAGGACCAGTAGAGCACTAACCTTGACCAGGACCAGTAGAGCACTAACCTTGACCAGGACCAGTAGTGCACTAACCTTAACCAGGACCAGTAGAGCACTAACCTTGACCAGGACCAGTAGAGCACTAACCTTGACCAGGACCAGTAGAGCACTAACCTTGACCAGAACCAGTAGTGCACTAACCTTGACCCGGACCAGTAGTGCACTAACCTTGACCAGGACCAGTAGAACACTTACcatgaccaggaccaatagtgcaCTAACATTGACCAGGACCAGTAGTGCACTAACCTTGACCAGGACCAGTAGTTCACTAACCTTGACCAGGACCAGTAGTGCACTAACCTTGACCAGACCAGGACCAGTAGTGCACTAACcttgaccaggaccaggaccagtagtgcactaaccttcaccaggaccaggaccagtagTGTACTAACCTTGACCAGGACCAGTAGTGCACTAACCTTGACCAGGACCAGTAGTGCACTAACCTTGACCTTGACCAGTAGTGCACTAaccttgaccaggaccaatagagCACTAACCTTCACCAGGACCAGTATAGCCATAACCTTCACCTGGACCAATAGTGCCCTACCTTGACCAGGACCAGTAGAGCACTAaccttgaccaggaccaatagagCACTAACCTTCACCAGGACCAGTATAGCCATAACCTTCACCTGGACCAATAGTGCCCTACCTTGACCAGGACCAGTAGAGCACTAACCTTGAACAGGACCAGGACCAGTAGAGCACTAACCTTGAACAGGACCAGGAACAGTAGAGCACTAACCTTGATCgggaccaggaccaatagtgcaCTAACCTTGAACAGGACCAGAAGAGCACTAACCTTGACCAGGACCAGTAGTGCACTAACCTTGACCAGAACCAGGACCGGTAGTGCACTAACCTTGACCAGTAGTGCACTAACCTTCACCAGGACCAGTACCAGAAGTGCACTAATATTGACCAGTAGAGCACTAACCTTGACCAGGACCAGTAGAGCACTAACCTTGACAAGTTGTGCACTAACCTTCACCAGGACCAGTAGAGCACTAACcttgaccaggaccaggaccagtagtgcactaaccttgaccaggaccagtagtgcactaaccttgaccaggaccaggaccagtagAGCACTAACCTTGACAAGTTGTGCACTAACCTTCACCAGGACCAGTAGAGCACTAACCTTGACCAGACCAGGACCAGTAGTGCACTAACCTTGACCAGGACCAGTAGTGCACTAACCTTGACCAGACCAGGACCAGTAGTGCACTAACCTTGACCAGAACCAGGACCAGTAGTGCACTAACCTTGACCAGGACCAGTAGTGCACTAACCTTGACCAGAACCAGGACCAGTAGAGCACTAACCTTGACCAGAACCAGGACCAGTAGTGCACTAACCTTGACCAGGACCAGTAGTGCACTAACCTTGACCAGGACCAGTAGTGCACTAACCTTGACCTTGACCAGGACCAGTAGTGCGTCACATACAGGATACCATGTGAATCCCAGATAAACTGGAGGAGTGATATAA encodes the following:
- the LOC110499559 gene encoding RPE-retinal G protein-coupled receptor-like encodes the protein MAAYSLPEGFSDFDMFAFGSALLVGGLVGFFLNAVSILAYISVKQMRTPSNFLVFNLAVADIMLNTTGLIAAYASLSYRHWPWGQDGCSNHAVIGMTAVLASISFLATIAWDRYHQYVTNQKLFWSTAWTFSIIIWGLAIFWAAVPLTGWGVYDFEPMRTCCTLDYTKGDKDYMTYMGALTVFYLIFPAYVMKSNYDAIYAYFKKIHKHRWNTSVPLRVLLFCWGPYEVMCIYACFGNAKLVSPKLRMLLPVLAKMNPIFNAWLYSFGNEFYRGGVWQFLTGQKFTEPVVVKLKGR